DNA sequence from the Acidimicrobiales bacterium genome:
GGCCGGCAAGTGTGGCGCCGACGTCGAACACCTCAGGGGGTGATCCGGAAGAAGCCACCGGCCGGCCGACGGAGACGCCCATGTGCCGCCAGGGGTTTCCGACTCCAGTTTCGCGCGGCCCTCGAACGAACCGGCGTTGCTCGACCTGAACCGCAACCCCGGACATCCACCGACATGCAGGCCACTGGACAACGCAGCAGCCCCACTGGACAACGCACGGATCGCAGCGATGGCACCCCACCGCTCACCATCCGACCGGCCACCGCCGACGACGGCGCCGCCATGTGGGATCTCGCCCAAGGCGCCGTGGATGACAACTCCCCGTACTCCTACCTTCTCATCGGCGAGTACTTCGGTGACACGTGCGTCATCGCCGAGCGCGAGGGCGACGTGCTGGGGTTCGTCACCGGATTCCGCCGCCCGGACGAACCCCGCACCCAGTTCGTGTGGCAGATCGTCGTCGGCGAGGCAGGACGCGGCGAGGGCCTGGGCTCCAAAATGCTCGAGGCCCTGGTCGACGGCCCCGGCCCCGGCACGCCGGCCGACTGCCTCGAGGCAACCGTGACGCCCGACAACGCGGCGTCGCAGGCGCTGTTCCGGTCCTTCGCCCGGCGCCGATCGGCCGAGTGCGTCGAGACGGTGCTGTTTCGGCGTGAACAGTTCCCCGTGGACGCCGGCGAACACGAACCAGAGGTGCTGTTCCGAATCGGGCCGTGGCCCGACCGCAGCGACTGACCGCAGCGAGGCTCTCGCCCGAACCGGTCCGGTCGCTCCCATCGGCGCGCCCCACCGGAGCAACGCACGACTTCCCCCACCCCCCCCATCCCTCGAACAATGAACTCACCCAAGGAGAACCCCATGGAATCGATCGAACAGCACGAGTCGCAGGTGCGGTCCTACTGCCGCGGCTGGCCCACGACCTTCGTCTCCGGCCGCGGCGCGACCCTGACCGCCGCCGACGGGCGCGAGTACGTCGACTTCTTCGCCGGCGCCGGCGCGCTGAACTACGGCCACAACGACCCGACCATGCGTGACGCGCTGATCGACTATCTGACCAGCGGTGGCGTGATCCACGGGTTGGACATGGCCACCGCGGCCAAGGAACGTTTTCTCGACACGTTCCACGATCTGATCCTGGCGCCCCGGAACCTCGACTATGTGGTGCAGTTCCCCGGCCCGACCGGCACCAACGCGGTCGAGGCGGCTCTGAAACTCGCCAGAAAGGTGAAGGGTCGTGACGGTATCGCGAGCTTCACCAACGGGTTCCACGGCATGACCCTCGGTGCACTGGCGGTGACCGGCAACGCGATGAAGCGCGAGGGTGCCGGCGTGCCGCTGACCAATACCGTCAACCTGCCGTTCGAGGGGTTCCACGGCAGCGACGTCGACACGATCGAGCTGATCGCCCGGGTCCTCGATCAGGACGGCAGCGGCGTCGATCTTCCGGCCGCCGTGATCGTGGAGACCGTGCAGGCGGAGGGCGGCATCCACGTGGCGTCGATGGAGTGGCTGCGGCGACTCCGCGAGGTCTGCGACGAACTCGACATGCTGCTCATCGTCGACGACATCCAGGCGGGTTGTGGGCGCACCGGCTCGTTCTTCTCGTTCGAAGAGGCGGGCATCGAGCCCGACATCGTGTGCCTGTCGAAGTCCATCAGCGGCTTCGGGCTGCCGATGGCGCTCACCCTGTTCCGCCGCGAGCACGACATCTGGATTCCCGGCGAGCACAACGGGACGTTCCGCGGCAACAACGCGGCCTTCGTCACGGGCACTGTCGCCCTCGAGAAGTACTGGGGTGACTCGGTGCTCTCCCGCGAGACTCAGCGCAAGTCCGCCGCCGTGCGCGAACGTCTCTCGATGCTGGCCGAGGCACACCCCGGCGTCTTCGGCGAGGTGCGAGGACGAGGACTCATCCAGGGAATCGACAGCCTCTCCGGAGAAACGGCCGACCTGGTGACCACTCGTGCATTCGAGCTCGGCCTGCTGCTCGAGACGGCAGGGCCGGACGGTGAGATCACCAAGCTTCTCCCGTCACTGACGATCGAGGACGACCTCCTCGACCGCGGTCTCACCCTGCTCGAACAGGCCGTTGAGGACGTGGTCGATCGCGAGGGCGCCCGTCTCCTCGAAGTCGCGGAGGCCAACTGATGAAGATCCGCCACCTCCACGAGATCGACGACACCGAGGCCGACGTCCGCGCCGACACCTGGCGCTCACGCCGGCTGTTGTTGGCCCGCGACGGCATGGGCTTCTCCGTGCACGACACGGTGCTCTACGCCGGCACCACCACCGAGATGCACTACGCCAACCACCTCGAAGCCGTGTACTGCATCGAAGGGCACGCGGAGATCGAGGACCTCGCCACCGGTGAGCGCCACGAGATTCGTCCCGGCACGCTCTACGCGCTCGACGACCACGATCGCCACGTGCTCCGGGCCATCGAGGACTTCCGGTGTGTGTGCGTGTTCAACCCGCCCGTCACCGGGCGCGAGGTCCACGACGAGAACGGCGTCTATCCGCTGCTCACCGACGGCCCGGCCGACGGGCACCGTGAGGTGCCCGCGTGAACACGTCACCGAGACGAACCGCGGACGACCGCTATCCATCCCGCATCGGCGGCTCCGCCGAAATCTCCGAACGCACGGCCCCACTCGTGTGGGGCGACGACGGACCGCTGTCGGGCCACGAGCTCCGCCGCTACGAGCGCGACGGCTTCCTCATGTTCTCCGGCCTCCTGCCGGAATCGACGGTCGCCGAGTGCCTGGAAGCGGTTTCGGAGCTCGAGCGCGGTGCCTACTCGAACTCGAGCGCCGAGGTGGCCGAACCCGGCGACGACGCGGCGCTCCGCTCGCTGTTCCAGCTGGACCGACACCCGGCCTTCGCCGCGCTCATGGCCCGCCCCGAGCTGGCCGACGTCGCTCGTCAGCTGCTGGGTTCCGACGTGACGATCCACCAGAGCCGCCTCAATCTCAAGCGGGCGTTCGAGGGTCGCGGCTTCCCGTGGCATTCGGATTTCGAGACCTGGCACGTCGAGGACGGCATGCCCGAACCCCGGGCCGTCAGCTGCTCGGTCGCCCTGACGCCGAACCACGCCCACAACGGCCCGTTGCACCTCATCGCCGGTTCGCATCGCTGGTTCGTGTCGTGCCCGGGCCGCACCCCGAGCGACCATCATCTCGAGTCGCTCCGCCGTCAGGAGTACGGCGTGCCCGACGAGAAGACGCTCACCGAGCTCGGTCGACGCGGGTCGCTCGACACGTTCACCGGCCCGGCCGGCAGTGTCGTTTTCTTCGAGTGCAACGTGATGCACGGCTCGGGCGACAACATCTCGCCCGAACCGCGCACCAACGCGTTCTTCGTCTACAACAGCGTCGAGAACGCCCTCGAGGCGCCGTACGGCGCCGAGAAGCCCCGGCCCGAACATCTGGCCGCACGGTCCGCCGAGCCGGTGGGTCGATCCGCAGGGAGCTGGCCGTCATGACGACAGGACTCAACGACACCATCGTCTGCAAGTTCGGCGGCAGTTCCGTGGCCGACGCCGATCAGATCGTGAAGGTGCGCGACATCGTGGCGGCCGACGAGCGCCGCCGCCACATCGTGGTGTCGGCGCCGGGGCGACGCCACGCCCACGAGGAGAAGGTGACCGATCATCTCCTCAACATCGCCACCCACGGCGCGCACTTCGCCGAGCGTCGTCCGCCGATCGCCGTCGAGGACAGCACGAAAGCCGTCAATACCCGGTTCGGCGAGATCCTCGTGGGCCTCGACCTGCCGTCGGAGCCGATGCTCCAGGAGTTGGACCGAGATCTCGCCACCGACCTCGAGGGTGCGGCGCGCGTGGCTTTCCTCGCGTCTCGCGGCGAGCACTACTCGGCTCGCATCGTGGCGGCGTTCCTCACCGCCAGCGAGATGCCCGCGTCGGCGCGCCTGCCCGAGGACTTCGGCCTGCTGGTCGACGGGCCGATGCTCCAGGCCCGCGTCCACCCCGACACGTCGGAACGGATCGCGGCGCTCGACGTCACCGACGAGCTCGCGGTGATCCCGGGCTACTACGGCGTGCAGGAGGACGGCACCGTCGCTGTGTTCTCCCGCGGCGGGTCCGATCTCACCGGGGGAGAGGTGGCCGCCGCGGTGAACGCCGGCAGCTACGAGAACTGGACCGATGTGAGCGGCGTCTTCGAAGCCGATCCCCGCGTCCTCCCCGAGGCACGGGCCATTCCCCGACTGACCTTCAAGGAGATCCGTCTCCTCGCTTCCAAGGGGTTCAACGTCTTCCACTTCGACGCGATGGTCAACTGTCGCCGGCGGGGGGTGCCGATCCACATCCGCAACACCAACGACCCCGAGGCGGCGGGTACCCGCATCCTCAACGAGCGGGTGCCCGAAGAGGGCGTGGTGGGGATCGCCCGCCTCGACGACGTGGGCTACATCTACCTCGAGAAGGACGATCTCAGCATGGAGGTGGGATTCACCGCCTCGCTGCTGCGCATCTTCCAGGACTTCGGCATCAACACCCACCACTATCCGACCGACCGCGACGACATCGCCGTGCTGGTCGACCAGACGGACCTGAAGGGCAGCATCAACGACCTACGTCGGGCCATCGACGAGACGCTGCAACCCGACGCGATGGAGGTGGTCTACAACCTCTCGATCCTCACGCCGGTGGGTCTGGGGCTGAAGCACAACTCGTCCCCCGTGGCCGACGCCCTCCAGTCGCTGTCGGAACGCAACATCGCCCTGGAGATGTTCCACCAGAGCCCGTCGCAGCTGTGCTTCCACCTCGGTGTCTCGGGAGCGGCAGCCGACGTCGCGTACCGCGCCCTCTACGAAGCGCTGATCGGCGGCGACTGAGCGAGGCACGAGGACTGGGGCGGAAAGCTCCAGCCTCTCAGGAGCGGCACAGCCGGTGATTGACGGTGAGTAGCTCAGCGAGTTCCGTCCAGTCCTGGTCCTGCTCGATCGTGAAGCCGACGATGCCCGGTCTCCACTGCGGAAGCTGGAACGGGTCTCCGACATCCGCGAGCACAAGGCGTTCATCGGACTCGACCTCGGTCGACCATCGCAGCGGGAGGTTGCGGCCGATCGGTCATGGGTCGCGATGCGCCGGCGCGATCGTGCTCATTCCACAACCGTTCCGGGCAGGCATCTGCCTGTCAAGGTTCTCAGTACGCACGACGGACTGCTCGATCGCGAGGTGGGCCTGGGTCGACGCATCCGAGTCCGTCGCTCGTTGTCACAGGGTCCGGGTAGCTTCTTGCTCGGACTGATCGGCGAGAAGGTAGTGCGATGACGGATGCGATCCGGGCGACGGGCCTGGTGAAACGATACGGCGACGTGACGGCGCTGGCGGGGCTCGATCTGGCCGTGCCGGAGGGGACCGTGCTGGCCCTGCTCGGGCCGAACGGCGCGGGCAAGACCACCGCAGTGTCGATCCTCTCCACACTGCTCATTCCCGACGAGGGACAGGCCACCATCGCCGGGGCCGACCTGATCTCGGCGCCGGTCACCGTGCGTCGGCGGATCGGTTTGTCGGGCCAGTACGCGGCGGTCGACGAGGTGCTGACCGGCTTCGAGAACCTCGACATGATCGGTCGTCTCTACCGCATGGGGAAGTCCGCCTCGAAGACCCGGGCCCGCGAGTTGCTCGAACGTTTCGATCTGGTCGAGGCCGGCGACCGTCCGGTGAAGACCTACTCCGGCGGCATGCGCCGTCGCCTCGATCTCGCCGGCGCGCTGGTCGCCGAGCCGCCGGTGCTGTTCCTCGACGAGCCCACAACCGGGCTCGATCCCCGGAGCCGCATCGAGCTGTGGGCGATCATCCGTGAACTGGTCGAACGGGGTTCCACGCTGCTGCTCACCACGCAATACATGGAGGAGGCCGATCAGCTCGCCGACGACATCGTGGTGATCGACCACGGGCGGGCGATCGCCCAGGGCACGAGTGACGAGCTCAAGACCCAGATCGGTGGCGAGCGCATCGAAGTGATCGTCGCCGATGCGGCCGATGTCGAAGCCGCTCGCGGCGTGTTGGCGGAGGTAGCGGTCGGCGACGTCGAGGTGACGGAGTCGGCCCGTCGACTTCTCGCACCGGTGACCGCCGGCGCGGCCTCGCTCACCCGCACGCTGCGCGGTCTCGACGACGCCGGGATCGCCGTCAGCGACATCGGGCTTCGTCGGCCCACGCTGGACGACGTGTTCCTCACGCTCACCGGCCACGCCGCCGGAGATGGGGCAGCCGAAGGAGAGGGGGAGTCATGAGCGCAATCCGCTGGATACTCGCCGACACCGCCGTCATCGCGAAGCGCAACGTCATCAAGATCGCCCGGGTGCCCGAGGTGATGGTGTTCGTCGTGCTCTCGCCGATCATGTTCGTGTTGCTGTTCGGCTACGTCTTCGGCAACTCGATCGTCATCGAGGGCACGAACTACCGCGAGTTTCTGATCGCCGGCATCTTCGCCCAGACGGTCATGTTCGGTGCCACGTTCACCGGCGCCGGGATCGCGGAGGACATGCAGAAGGGCATCATCGACCGGTTCCGGTCGCTGCCCATGTCGCGTTCCGCAGTGCTGGCCGGTCGCACGATCAGCGACGTGATCTACAACCTGGTGTCGCTCGTGATCATGGCCCTCACCGGGCTGCTGGTCGGCTGGCGCATCAGGGGGTCGATCCTCGACGCCGTCCTCGGCATCCTGCTTCTGCTGCTGTTCGCCTACGCGGTGTCGTGGATCATGGCCTACGTGGGGCTGGTGGTGCCCAGCGTCGAGGTGGTCAACAACGCCTCGTTCATGTTCATCTTCCCGCTCAGCTTCATCGCCAACACCTTCGTACCGTCCGACGACCTGCCGGGGCCGCTCAAGGCATTCGCCGAATGGAACCCGGTCTCGACCGTCACCCAGGCATCACGAGAACTGTTCGGCAACATCCCCGAGGGCGTACCCGAACCCGAGGCCTGGCCGCTCGAGAACCCGGTCGTCTACACGCTGATCTGGGTCGTGCTCATCATCGCAATCTTCGCGCCGCTGTCGGTCGGTCGCTACAAGAAGGCCAACCGGGGCTGACCACAGCCGGGCTATGAGACGATCGCGACGCCACCCAGCTTGTGGTTGGCGAAGCCTTCGACCCTTTCCACGAACTGCGGCGAGCGCCGCAGTCGGGAGGCGATCTCGGCAGTGTCCACGCCGTCGGCGCGGGCCTTCAGCACGTGGCGCTCGATGGGTCGGAGCGTCCCGTCGTCGGAGTCGAAGGACGACGCATCGCGGTCGATCTTCGTCAGGTCGATGATTCGCTGCACTGCGCCGGGGCTGCGGCGAAGTCGCCAGGCGATCTCGTCGGTCGTCATGCCCTGCCGGGTGCGCTTGAGGATCGTGCGTTCGAGGGGGCGGAGATCGTCGAGACTCACAGGTCGGGCCTTTCGGGAGCGGATATCCCGCGTGACCTACCCTGCGGCGCCGAGCGGCAAACACCGTCACATGCACTGCAGTCGCGGTCCGCGGCGTTTAGCGGCGCCCGCCGCCGGGTAGCCCTCCATCAGGAGCACGCAATCGACTCGAAAGGATGATTTCAGTGTTGTTCCGCTTTGACCCCTTCGATCAGCTCGACCGCTTCGGACGCCCCCAGTCGATGCTGGCGATGGACGCCACCCGCACCGACGACGAGGTGAACGTCTACTTCGATCTCCCCGGCGTGATGCCGGAAGACCTCGACATCACCGTCGAGAAGAACGCCGTCACCATCGAGGCGAGCCGCCGCTGGTTCGACGCAGACGCGAAGACCGTGGCGAGCGAACGCCCGCAGGGCACCTTCAAGCGTGAGCTGCAACTCGGCGAGCACCTCGACAGCGATGCCCTCAAGGCCAAGCTCGAGAACGGTGTGCTCACCCTGTCCGTGCCGATCAAGGAAGGCACCAAGCCCCGCTCGATCAGCGTGTCCACACGCGACGGCGAGGCGAAGGAACTCTCCACCAGTTCCGCCAGTTCGGGCTGATCGCCACCACTATCAGCCCCGCTTGGCCGGGCGGACCTCCGGGTCCGCCCGGTTCGGCGTTTTCGGGTCGGTGGCCGGCGTCCGGGTGAGATCGCCGACCAGTCGTTCGATCGACGCCGAGAGCGTCGAGAGGTCACCGGCCTGCCATTCCGACAGGGCGTCGGTGAGATAGCCCAACCGGTAGGCGACGACTGCGTCGTAGACGGCACGGCCGCGCGGCGTGATCGTGACGCTGACGGCCCTCCCGTCGTTTTCGTCGGCGCGCCGCACGACGAGTCCATCGGTTTCGAGTCGGTCGACCTGGCGACTGGCCGTGGCCGCGTCCATCGCACACGCCTCGGCCAACGCAGCCACACCCATCCCGTCGGACGAGGACAGACAGCGCAGCACGGCGTAGCCGGCCCGGGTGACCGCCGCGCCAACGGCCTCCTCCTGACGCGCGTCGAATCGGCGGTTTGCCCCGAGCCGGAACAGCTGCTCGAGAGCACGCTCGACGTCGGCCAGGAGATTAGATGACATAGTCAATAATTGTCAGGGTCATGTATACTCAAACCTAGGGGTTGCGCAACAGGCGTGACAAGAGGGGACACAGCATGGGTGAGGAACAGGGACGTCGGATCGAATACGCGGGGTCGGTGCACGACGAGCGCGAGATCGAGGCCGTCGTCGAGGTGCTGCGGGGTGGACCCACCGCGCTGCGCATCGGCAAGAACGTGCGGGCCATGGAGGCCCGCGTGGCCGAGCTGTTCGGCAAGCGCCGCGGTGTGATGTGCAACTCGGGGAGCTCGGCGCTCTATCTCGCCATCGAGGTGCTCGGCCTCGAGCCCGGCGACGAGATCGTCACGGCTGCGGTCACCTTCTCCACCGACATCGCGCCGATGATCCGCGCCGGCATCGTGCCGGCGTTCGTGGACGTCACCCGGGACACCTTCCAGATCGACGTCGATGGCATCGAGGAGATGATCGGCCCCCGCACCCGGGCGATCCTGGCGCCCAACCTCATCGGCAACGCGCCTGACTGGGACCGCATCCGTGAGATCGCCGATCGCCACGACCTCAAGGTGATCGAAGACTCGTGCGACGCCCTCGGGCTCACCCTGCGGGGCACGCCCACTGGCACCCGGGCCGACATCAGCCTCACGAGCTTCGCCCTGTCGCACATCATCACCGCGGCCGGCACCGGTGGCATGGTCTGCTTCGACGACGATGAGATGGCCGACCAGGCACTGCTGCTCCGCCGGTGGGGGAGGCGCTCCGAGGTGCAGCTCTTCGGCTCTCGCCGCGGGGAAGGCGACCGCTTCTTCAGCGCGATCGAGGACGACCTCGAATACGACAACCTGTTCATCTTCGACGAGGTCGGCTGGAACTTCGAGCCGTCGGAGCTGTCGGCCGCGTTCGGTCTCGTGCAGCTCGACAAGCTCGGCGACAACCTGGCCCGCCGCCAGCGCAGCTTCGAGCTGACCAGCGCCCAGTTCGCCAAGTGGCCCGACATGTTCGAGCTCCCTCGACTCACCGACGGCATCGAGACCGGGTGGCACATGTTCCCGCTGATCATCCGCGAGCACTCCGGTATCCGCCGTGGCGACTTCCAGAAGTGGATGGAACGCCACGGGGTCGACACCCGCATGGTGTGGACCGGCAACGCCGCCCGTCAGCCGGCCTTCCGCGACAAGCCGCTGCGCCAGCCGACCGCAGGGCTACCCAACGCCGACCGGGTCATGGAATGGGGAGTGGTGCTCCCCAATTCCCACTCGCTCGACGACGACGACTGCGCGTACATCGGCGAGTGCGCCGAAGGGTTTCTCGCGGCCGAAGGCCTGCTCGGCTGAGCTATTCGATGAACGGGGCGACAGTGGGTGCGAGCTCGGGCGTCGGGTCGTCGGCGCGCGCACCCGCAGTCCACAGCACGGCCGCGCTGAGCGCGCCGAATCCGACGACCATGGCGAACACAGGGGTGAACTCGCCGAGCGACGGCTGATTGCCGAGGAGGGTGATCGCGATCGCGATCGCGAATGCGTTTCCCGTGTTCTGCATCGTCTGGTTGATTCCCGAGGCGCTCGCGAACCCATGACCGTCGAGCTCCTCCATCGTCAGCGTCGGCGTGGCTCCCCAGAAGAGGCCGGAGCCGACGCCGCTGGTCACGACGACGATCAACCACATCGTCACGTCGGGTTCGTCGCTGATGAGCACGGCGAGTACGAGCATGGCAACCGTCCAGAGCCCGGCACCGAGTGTGGCCACGGGGCGGGGTCCGGCGCGGTCGACGGCCCGTCCGGCGATCGGGCCCATCAGTCCGGTGGTCAGGAAGAAGGGCGCGGCGAGCAGGCCGGCCCGACCGATCTCGTAGCCCCAGACCTCGGTGAGGAAGAAGATCGCCGCGAACTGCATCGTGAAGAAGCTGGCGGCGAACGTCGCCAGGCCGCCGTTGCCGGCGCGGAAGGTGCGCAGCCGGTAGAGCCCGAGATCGATGATGGGCGCCGGGTGACGCATCGACCGACGGAGCAGCGCAGTGATGAGCACGAGGCCGGTCACCGCTGCGGCGATCGTGCGGGAGTCGGCCCACCCCCACTCGTCGGTCTGCACGAGCGCGAGGATCAGTGACCCGACACCGAACATGAGCATCAGGGAGCCCAACGGGTCGGGCAGTCGTTCACGACGCGTACCGAAGCTCTCGGTGAACACGACCGCTCCGAGCACCACCGAGACGAGGCCGACGGGCACGACCGCCAGGAACGCCCAGCGCCACCCGAGGTGTTCGACGATCACGCCGCCGAGCGACGGGCCGAGTGCGGCGGCGAGTCCGCCACCCATGGTGAACACGCCGATGGCGATCCCCCGCTTCTCGAACGGAAACGCCTCGAGCACGAGCGCGATCGACGACGGACCGGCGAGGGCTGCGCCGAGGGCCTGGATGCTCCGTCCGAGGATCAGGATTCCCACGCCGGGCGCCGTGCCGGCGACGATGGATCCGACCGCGAAGATCAGCGTGCCCGTCAGGGTCGTGCGCTTTCTTCCCCATTGGTCGCCGATCGCGGCCCCCAGTACGACGGTCGACGCGCTCACGATCGTGAACGCGTTGATGGCCCACGAGAGCTCGGAGTTCGTTGCGTCGGGGAAGTAGTCGCCGAGGTCGACGAACACCACGAACACCGCCGACAGCGTCATCGTGGTCTGGAAGGCCGCGAGGATCACCACGGCGACCGTTGTCCACGCATGGCGCATCGAAGGCACGCTAACGATGGTCTCGTGTGAGAGGAAATCGGCGCCTACGACGAGCCTGGGCTAGCCGCGCACGTCGTAGCGGATGCGCATCTCCTTGATGCCGTTGATCAGATTCGAATGGAGGCGTCGAGGCGGCGCCTCGAGTTCGACGTTCTCGATCGCTCCGAGGAGCTCGGTGTAGAGCAGTCGCAGCGACATCCGGGCCAGGTTGGCGCCGAGGCAGAAGTGTTCGCCGATGCCGAACGACTGCTGGCGGTTCGGCGTGCGATCGATGTCGAAGGTGTGGGGATTCTCGAACACCGAGGGATCACGGTTGGAACCGGCGTACCACATGATGACCTTGTCGCCCGCGGCGATGGGCTGGTCGCCGATCACCGTGTCGGCCGTGGCGGTGCGGCGGAAGTGATGAATCGGCGGCTCCCAGCGCAGGATCTCCTCCACCGCGCCCGGAATCAGGCTCGGGTCGGCCTGGAGGCGCGCCATTGCCTCCGGGTGCTCGATCAGCGCGAGGAGACCGTGGGAACTCGCCGTGCGCGTGGTTTCGTTGCCCGCCACGATCAGGAACATGAAGAACAGCGTGTATTCGAGGTCGGTCAGCTTGCGGCCATCGACCTCGGCCTCGAGCAGGGTGCTGGTGAGACTGCCCGTCGGGTTGGCGCGCTCGCGGGCCGCCATCTCGTTGGCGTAGGCGAAGATCTCGATGGACTGCTCCGCCGTGACATCCGGGCTCGGCGCCACCTCGGGATCCTGGTCGTCGATCAGGGCGTGGCTGAGTTCGTAGAGGCGGTGGCGGTCGGCCTCGGGCACACCCATGAGTTCGCTGATCGACCACATCGGGATCAACGCGGCGACCTCGCTGACGAAGTCAGCAGTGTTCCTCTTGCGGAGATTGCCCACCACGCGGGCCGTCTCTGCCCGCAGGGACGACTCGAGCCGAGCCATCATCTTGGGCGTGAAGGCCTTCGACACGATGCTGCGGAATGCCTGGTGCTCGGGCGGGTCCATGCCGATGATGATCATGCGCACCTGATCGAGGCCGCCCTCGGGCGGATCGAGTCGCAGCGGGCCGCCGAGGTAGCTCGAGAAGAGTCCGGGCGAGGTGGAGATGTGGCGGACGTCCTCGTGACGTGTGATCGCCCAGAATCCCTTGCCGTCGGATTCCTCGTGCCAGTGGACGGGCGACTCGCTGCGCAGACGGTCGAGCCACTCGTGCGGCGCAGCCTGCTCCCAGACCGACGCGTCGGTGAGGTCGATGTCGCTGAGGTCGGGGGCGCGGAGATCGCTCACTTGGCCGCTCCGGCCGTGGTGAAGTCCGCCTCGACGAGTTTGCCGAACTTCTTCAGCATGCGCCTCACCATGAAGCCCATCATCTTGTCGCCGACCTTGGCCTTGGCTCCGGACTTCTCGGTGGCCTCGTCGCCCCCGGGCTTCCCCGTTTTCGGCTTCAGCGCCATCGTCCACTCGACGCGGCACCGGCCGCCACCGAGATCGGTCACCTGGTAGTCCTCGGCGAACGCGGCGAGCGAGTCCTTCGACATTTCGTTGAAGCGGAACGCCATGCGCACACCGTGCTCGTAGGCGATGAACTCCTCGTAGCCGATGAGGTCGCCGCGCATGTGCACGTTGCGGGTGGATCCGACTTCGAGCGGGAAGCCGGAGGTCCAGTCGACGCGGGTGATGGGCATGGCCCACTTCGTCCACGCTTCGGCATCCAGAAACGCGTCGAAGATCTGATCGGGTGTGGCCGCGACCTCCACGTTCGCTCGGTGGATCGTCGGGGCGGTCTCGAAGAACTCGAGCCCCACTTTCTCGCAACTGAACGTCATTTCTTGCTCCCTCGTGGATCGAGATCGAATTGGGTGGTGAGAACCGGGACGACATACGTGTCGATCATCCTGCGCTCGGCCTCGGGGCTGGGTCCGGGCATCACGAGGAGCGAGATGA
Encoded proteins:
- the ectA gene encoding diaminobutyrate acetyltransferase, which translates into the protein MQATGQRSSPTGQRTDRSDGTPPLTIRPATADDGAAMWDLAQGAVDDNSPYSYLLIGEYFGDTCVIAEREGDVLGFVTGFRRPDEPRTQFVWQIVVGEAGRGEGLGSKMLEALVDGPGPGTPADCLEATVTPDNAASQALFRSFARRRSAECVETVLFRREQFPVDAGEHEPEVLFRIGPWPDRSD
- the ectB gene encoding diaminobutyrate--2-oxoglutarate transaminase codes for the protein MESIEQHESQVRSYCRGWPTTFVSGRGATLTAADGREYVDFFAGAGALNYGHNDPTMRDALIDYLTSGGVIHGLDMATAAKERFLDTFHDLILAPRNLDYVVQFPGPTGTNAVEAALKLARKVKGRDGIASFTNGFHGMTLGALAVTGNAMKREGAGVPLTNTVNLPFEGFHGSDVDTIELIARVLDQDGSGVDLPAAVIVETVQAEGGIHVASMEWLRRLREVCDELDMLLIVDDIQAGCGRTGSFFSFEEAGIEPDIVCLSKSISGFGLPMALTLFRREHDIWIPGEHNGTFRGNNAAFVTGTVALEKYWGDSVLSRETQRKSAAVRERLSMLAEAHPGVFGEVRGRGLIQGIDSLSGETADLVTTRAFELGLLLETAGPDGEITKLLPSLTIEDDLLDRGLTLLEQAVEDVVDREGARLLEVAEAN
- a CDS encoding ectoine synthase encodes the protein MKIRHLHEIDDTEADVRADTWRSRRLLLARDGMGFSVHDTVLYAGTTTEMHYANHLEAVYCIEGHAEIEDLATGERHEIRPGTLYALDDHDRHVLRAIEDFRCVCVFNPPVTGREVHDENGVYPLLTDGPADGHREVPA
- a CDS encoding phytanoyl-CoA dioxygenase family protein → MNTSPRRTADDRYPSRIGGSAEISERTAPLVWGDDGPLSGHELRRYERDGFLMFSGLLPESTVAECLEAVSELERGAYSNSSAEVAEPGDDAALRSLFQLDRHPAFAALMARPELADVARQLLGSDVTIHQSRLNLKRAFEGRGFPWHSDFETWHVEDGMPEPRAVSCSVALTPNHAHNGPLHLIAGSHRWFVSCPGRTPSDHHLESLRRQEYGVPDEKTLTELGRRGSLDTFTGPAGSVVFFECNVMHGSGDNISPEPRTNAFFVYNSVENALEAPYGAEKPRPEHLAARSAEPVGRSAGSWPS
- a CDS encoding aspartate kinase, producing the protein MTTGLNDTIVCKFGGSSVADADQIVKVRDIVAADERRRHIVVSAPGRRHAHEEKVTDHLLNIATHGAHFAERRPPIAVEDSTKAVNTRFGEILVGLDLPSEPMLQELDRDLATDLEGAARVAFLASRGEHYSARIVAAFLTASEMPASARLPEDFGLLVDGPMLQARVHPDTSERIAALDVTDELAVIPGYYGVQEDGTVAVFSRGGSDLTGGEVAAAVNAGSYENWTDVSGVFEADPRVLPEARAIPRLTFKEIRLLASKGFNVFHFDAMVNCRRRGVPIHIRNTNDPEAAGTRILNERVPEEGVVGIARLDDVGYIYLEKDDLSMEVGFTASLLRIFQDFGINTHHYPTDRDDIAVLVDQTDLKGSINDLRRAIDETLQPDAMEVVYNLSILTPVGLGLKHNSSPVADALQSLSERNIALEMFHQSPSQLCFHLGVSGAAADVAYRALYEALIGGD
- a CDS encoding ATP-binding cassette domain-containing protein: MTDAIRATGLVKRYGDVTALAGLDLAVPEGTVLALLGPNGAGKTTAVSILSTLLIPDEGQATIAGADLISAPVTVRRRIGLSGQYAAVDEVLTGFENLDMIGRLYRMGKSASKTRARELLERFDLVEAGDRPVKTYSGGMRRRLDLAGALVAEPPVLFLDEPTTGLDPRSRIELWAIIRELVERGSTLLLTTQYMEEADQLADDIVVIDHGRAIAQGTSDELKTQIGGERIEVIVADAADVEAARGVLAEVAVGDVEVTESARRLLAPVTAGAASLTRTLRGLDDAGIAVSDIGLRRPTLDDVFLTLTGHAAGDGAAEGEGES
- a CDS encoding ABC transporter permease, which produces MSAIRWILADTAVIAKRNVIKIARVPEVMVFVVLSPIMFVLLFGYVFGNSIVIEGTNYREFLIAGIFAQTVMFGATFTGAGIAEDMQKGIIDRFRSLPMSRSAVLAGRTISDVIYNLVSLVIMALTGLLVGWRIRGSILDAVLGILLLLLFAYAVSWIMAYVGLVVPSVEVVNNASFMFIFPLSFIANTFVPSDDLPGPLKAFAEWNPVSTVTQASRELFGNIPEGVPEPEAWPLENPVVYTLIWVVLIIAIFAPLSVGRYKKANRG
- a CDS encoding Hsp20 family protein — protein: MLFRFDPFDQLDRFGRPQSMLAMDATRTDDEVNVYFDLPGVMPEDLDITVEKNAVTIEASRRWFDADAKTVASERPQGTFKRELQLGEHLDSDALKAKLENGVLTLSVPIKEGTKPRSISVSTRDGEAKELSTSSASSG
- a CDS encoding MarR family transcriptional regulator, producing MSSNLLADVERALEQLFRLGANRRFDARQEEAVGAAVTRAGYAVLRCLSSSDGMGVAALAEACAMDAATASRQVDRLETDGLVVRRADENDGRAVSVTITPRGRAVYDAVVAYRLGYLTDALSEWQAGDLSTLSASIERLVGDLTRTPATDPKTPNRADPEVRPAKRG